In Terriglobus sp. TAA 43, a single window of DNA contains:
- the uvrA gene encoding excinuclease ABC subunit UvrA, producing MEQKAVSPNDHIVIRGARTHNLKGIDVNIPHNMLTVVSGVSGSGKSSLAFDTVYAEGQRRYVESLSAYARQFLERIEKPDVEHMDGLAPAIAIKQKNQTRNPRSTVATATEIYDYMRLLYARCGTVTCIHCGGIVKRDTVDEIATAVLAMEEGARLYALFPIVRREVVLEPMQEFALPVVEEAPKPKPKKLATKKTKTAEQTIVDPSEPLKERLVELRRRGFNRLFQNGNIVEFSTPESLLELNFSEPIYVLADRLSVSADVRSRIVDAIETGYRESGEIVFLTAPRDETQPQRLRFSAAFECVNCHRAYRDPEPRLFSFNNPFGACPRCQGFGNTIDFDPDLIIPDKSKTLDEGAIDPWTKPKYREYHGVMKRFAQANNIPLKTPWYDLTPAQQNAIWDGGTGFPGIRGFFRLLDTKKYKLHVRVFLSKYRGYAPCPDCRGQRLRAEARAVLLNEKNICEAAGLTISAARAFFDGLKLSPAQTEIAGKILEEVRQRISFLEQVGLEYLTLDRLSSTLSGGESQRIQLATSLGSRLVGALYVLDEPSIGLHSRDTAKLVKILHELRDLGNTILVVEHDPDVITSADRLIDLGPGAGELGGQLLATGTVAEIRKDDHSITGKYLSGRSRIPVPAERREPTREMLKLKGARIHNLRGVDIEIPLGMLTVVTGVSGSGKSTIVHQVLHRALEFSLGVEGVSSDVQQLYRELTGTHFIREVVLVDQSPIGRTPRSNPVTYIKAFDAIRELFASQPDARRKGYTAGSFSFNVPGGRCDTCEGDGTVTVEMQFLADVELPCEECNGTRYKPGILDIKYKNRNIHDVLNMTVRDAVHYFAGNPKIVDRLQVLEEVGLGYVRLGQSATTLSGGEAQRVKLASHLANIRSTSPRGETKKAASRVLYILDEPTTGLHFADVATLLQAFRKLIDGGGSLLVIEHNMDIIKSADWVIDMGPEGGSAGGQVVAVGTPEEIARVPESYTGRFLKPVLEGAVA from the coding sequence GTGGAACAAAAAGCAGTATCCCCCAACGATCACATCGTGATCCGTGGCGCACGCACGCATAACCTCAAGGGCATCGACGTCAACATCCCACACAACATGCTCACCGTGGTGAGCGGCGTGTCGGGTTCGGGTAAGAGCTCGCTTGCGTTTGACACGGTCTATGCAGAAGGCCAACGCCGTTATGTGGAATCCCTCTCTGCATACGCACGTCAGTTCCTCGAGCGCATCGAAAAGCCCGATGTAGAACACATGGACGGCCTCGCTCCGGCCATCGCCATCAAGCAAAAGAACCAGACCCGCAATCCGCGCTCAACCGTAGCCACCGCAACAGAAATCTACGACTACATGCGACTGCTCTACGCACGTTGCGGCACCGTCACATGCATTCACTGCGGCGGCATCGTGAAGCGCGACACAGTCGATGAAATTGCGACTGCGGTTCTCGCAATGGAAGAAGGCGCACGACTCTACGCACTCTTCCCCATCGTGCGGCGCGAAGTTGTGCTGGAGCCCATGCAGGAGTTCGCTCTCCCTGTGGTGGAAGAAGCTCCCAAGCCAAAGCCCAAAAAACTAGCGACAAAGAAAACCAAGACCGCAGAACAAACGATCGTCGATCCCTCTGAGCCATTGAAAGAACGGCTCGTCGAACTACGTCGCCGCGGCTTCAATCGCCTCTTTCAAAACGGCAACATCGTTGAGTTCTCCACGCCGGAATCGTTGCTCGAACTCAACTTCAGCGAACCGATCTACGTCCTCGCCGATCGCCTCAGCGTCAGCGCCGACGTACGTTCGCGCATTGTCGACGCCATCGAAACCGGCTACCGCGAAAGTGGCGAGATCGTCTTCCTCACCGCCCCCCGTGATGAAACCCAACCCCAGCGACTACGCTTCTCCGCAGCATTCGAGTGCGTGAACTGCCATCGCGCCTACCGCGATCCGGAACCACGTCTCTTCAGCTTCAACAATCCCTTCGGCGCCTGCCCCCGCTGCCAGGGCTTCGGCAACACCATCGACTTCGACCCCGACCTCATCATCCCCGACAAATCAAAGACGCTGGACGAAGGCGCAATCGATCCGTGGACGAAACCAAAGTACCGCGAATACCACGGCGTCATGAAGCGCTTCGCGCAGGCCAACAACATCCCGCTGAAGACACCCTGGTATGACCTGACACCAGCGCAGCAGAATGCCATCTGGGATGGCGGCACAGGCTTTCCCGGCATCCGTGGTTTCTTCCGCTTGCTCGACACGAAGAAGTACAAGCTGCACGTCCGCGTCTTTCTATCCAAGTACCGCGGTTACGCCCCATGCCCCGACTGCCGCGGTCAACGCCTGCGTGCAGAAGCCCGCGCAGTACTGCTGAACGAGAAGAACATCTGCGAAGCCGCAGGCCTCACCATCAGCGCAGCCCGCGCCTTCTTCGACGGACTGAAGCTATCGCCCGCACAAACCGAAATCGCCGGAAAGATCCTCGAAGAAGTCCGCCAACGCATTAGCTTCCTCGAACAGGTAGGCCTTGAGTACCTCACGCTCGACCGCCTGTCCTCCACGCTGAGCGGTGGCGAATCGCAGCGCATCCAGCTCGCAACGTCACTAGGCTCGCGCCTTGTCGGCGCACTCTACGTGCTCGACGAACCCTCCATCGGCCTGCACTCGCGCGACACCGCCAAACTGGTTAAGATCCTTCACGAACTCCGCGACCTCGGCAACACCATCCTCGTCGTGGAGCACGATCCCGACGTCATCACCAGCGCAGACCGCCTCATCGATCTCGGCCCCGGCGCAGGCGAACTCGGCGGTCAACTCCTCGCAACCGGAACCGTCGCAGAAATTCGCAAGGACGACCACTCCATCACCGGCAAATACCTCTCCGGTCGTTCACGCATCCCCGTACCCGCAGAACGCCGCGAACCCACGCGCGAAATGCTCAAACTCAAGGGTGCGCGCATCCACAATCTGCGCGGCGTCGACATCGAAATTCCGTTAGGAATGTTAACTGTCGTCACCGGCGTCAGCGGCTCCGGCAAGAGCACCATCGTCCACCAGGTACTCCATCGCGCACTCGAGTTTTCGCTCGGCGTAGAAGGAGTAAGCAGCGACGTCCAGCAGCTATACCGCGAACTCACCGGAACACACTTCATTCGTGAAGTAGTGCTGGTAGATCAATCGCCAATCGGCCGCACACCGCGCTCCAACCCAGTCACCTACATCAAAGCCTTCGACGCCATCCGCGAACTGTTCGCCTCGCAACCGGATGCACGCCGCAAGGGATACACCGCCGGTTCATTCAGCTTCAACGTCCCCGGCGGCCGCTGCGATACCTGCGAAGGTGACGGCACCGTCACGGTCGAAATGCAGTTCCTCGCCGACGTCGAACTCCCCTGCGAAGAATGCAACGGCACACGTTACAAGCCGGGCATTCTCGACATCAAGTACAAGAACCGCAACATCCACGACGTGCTGAACATGACCGTCCGCGATGCAGTTCACTACTTCGCCGGCAATCCGAAAATCGTGGATCGCTTACAGGTCCTCGAAGAAGTCGGACTCGGCTACGTCCGTCTCGGCCAGTCAGCAACAACGCTCTCGGGCGGTGAAGCACAGCGTGTAAAGCTCGCGTCACACCTCGCGAACATCCGCTCCACTTCACCGCGCGGTGAAACAAAGAAAGCCGCCAGCCGAGTACTTTACATCCTCGACGAACCAACAACAGGCCTGCACTTTGCCGACGTAGCAACACTGCTGCAAGCCTTCCGCAAACTGATCGACGGCGGCGGCTCGCTGCTGGTCATCGAACACAACATGGACATCATCAAGAGCGCCGACTGGGTCATCGACATGGGCCCGGAAGGCGGCTCCGCCGGCGGACAAGTCGTCGCAGTGGGCACACCGGAAGAGATCGCGCGCGTGCCAGAGTCATACACCGGCCGCTTCCTGAAACCCGTATTAGAAGGCGCAGTAGCATGA
- a CDS encoding prolipoprotein diacylglyceryl transferase — translation MFPYLHLGSVTLGTFGILMWLAAVTAAWVLHRSFVRAGVTADAIVVVATVMIAGVIGAKVWHELQNPFALRMQMEEIILPGWHEPGQVILRFLHWFQAGFAWFGGLLFGVGTLMWQGRSLKIGAVRILDFAAPAAAVGYGVGRIGCLTSGDGDYGIATKLPWGVHIHDDALDPPQPNPPDLRVHPTPVYEFLFSLALGWYLWVRGRKNLPVGQLTGEYLAISGVGRFLVEIIRRNEKLYLGMSNAQVAALATVVIGLILIALAKRQLAPETAEGV, via the coding sequence ATGTTTCCGTATCTTCACCTCGGCTCAGTGACCCTGGGCACCTTTGGCATCCTGATGTGGCTTGCGGCCGTGACCGCGGCCTGGGTGCTGCACCGTTCCTTTGTACGCGCCGGCGTTACCGCAGATGCGATTGTGGTGGTTGCCACGGTCATGATTGCCGGTGTGATCGGCGCCAAAGTCTGGCACGAACTGCAGAATCCTTTTGCCCTGCGTATGCAGATGGAGGAGATCATTCTGCCCGGATGGCATGAGCCGGGACAGGTGATTCTGCGTTTTCTGCATTGGTTCCAGGCAGGGTTTGCGTGGTTCGGCGGTCTGCTGTTCGGCGTGGGAACGCTGATGTGGCAGGGGCGTTCGCTGAAGATTGGCGCTGTCCGCATTCTTGATTTTGCGGCTCCGGCGGCTGCCGTTGGTTATGGTGTGGGGCGTATTGGCTGCCTTACGTCTGGCGATGGCGACTACGGTATCGCCACGAAATTGCCGTGGGGTGTTCATATTCATGACGACGCGCTGGATCCGCCACAGCCGAATCCTCCGGATCTGCGCGTTCACCCAACGCCGGTGTACGAGTTCCTATTTTCACTGGCGCTTGGCTGGTACCTGTGGGTTCGTGGGCGGAAGAACCTGCCTGTTGGTCAGCTTACTGGCGAATACCTTGCCATTAGCGGCGTTGGCCGTTTCCTGGTGGAGATCATTCGTCGCAACGAGAAGCTGTATCTGGGCATGAGCAATGCCCAGGTGGCTGCGCTGGCGACGGTTGTGATTGGACTGATTCTGATTGCGCTGGCAAAGCGTCAGCTTGCGCCCGAAACTGCCGAAGGCGTTTAA
- the hpt gene encoding hypoxanthine phosphoribosyltransferase, translating to MAQPTTPAVPASECDILFSAAEIAERVKAIGKQISDDYKGESIVLVGVLKGAAIFLADLARAIEVDNTFDFVAVSSYGKGKTSSGAVKLIKDLDTPIEGKHVIVVEDILDTGLTLSYLRRLMLQHKPASLKIATCLDKPERRLVPIEADYVCFSIPNRFVIGYGMDYAEKYRNVADIRLFPEDKA from the coding sequence ATGGCACAGCCCACCACACCCGCAGTTCCCGCCTCCGAATGTGACATTCTCTTTTCCGCCGCCGAGATCGCCGAGCGCGTCAAAGCCATCGGCAAACAGATCAGCGACGACTACAAAGGCGAAAGTATCGTCCTCGTTGGCGTGCTCAAGGGAGCCGCAATCTTCCTCGCTGACCTCGCGCGAGCCATTGAAGTGGACAACACCTTCGACTTCGTCGCAGTGTCCTCATACGGCAAAGGCAAGACCTCCAGTGGAGCAGTCAAGCTCATTAAGGACCTCGACACTCCCATTGAAGGCAAGCATGTCATCGTGGTGGAAGACATTCTTGATACCGGCCTGACCCTCAGCTACCTGCGTCGCCTCATGCTCCAGCACAAGCCCGCATCGCTGAAGATCGCCACCTGCCTCGACAAGCCGGAGCGCCGTCTCGTTCCCATCGAAGCCGACTATGTCTGCTTCAGCATCCCCAATCGCTTCGTGATTGGTTACGGCATGGACTACGCAGAAAAGTATCGCAACGTAGCAGATATCCGTCTCTTCCCAGAAGACAAGGCATAA
- the ileS gene encoding isoleucine--tRNA ligase, with the protein MDQANTPQQLPVQLKDTLNLPKTAFPMKANLPGNEPARLQGWNESDLYGQIRQSREGREKYILHDGPPYANGAIHLGHALNKCIKDFVVKSKTMAGFDAPYVPGWDCHGLPIEIKVDEQLGRKKLEMDALTVRQQCREYAQKYVDLQKSQFVRMGVLGRWDNPYLTMSFGYEARILETFYAFFEKNFVYKGLRPVYWCMHDKTALAEAEVEYEMHTSPSVYVRYALTSAPEKIDPALANLDVFGLIWTTTPWTLPASLAIAFHPEFEYAAIQIAEDNATWGKGNVYIVAMDLLESLSAAAQLPAFEILARFHGQKLERATFAHPFLPREILGVMAEYVTTEQGTGGVHTAPAHGPDDFATGKKYALSQACDVDEAGRLRNGLPEYDNLNVHKANAPIIELLKDRGALMAQSEIHHSYPHCWRCHRPVIYRATEQWFIGMETQMPDGRTFRQSALDEIAKVTWDPSWGQERISNMIATRPDWCVSRQRIWGVPIAVFLCQKCHEPLNDAAINASIVKKFEAESADAWYKYSAEELLPAGTSCKCGNTEFRKEMDILDVWFESGSSWHAVLESEPELRFPADMYTEGGDQHRGWFHSSLLASVAIRGVAPYKYVATSGWTLDEQRRAFSKSLGNGVDPVKVMDELGGDIVRLWVASVDFREDVIASVPLMKRLAEEIYRKLRNTFRFLLANLDGFVPATDEVAWDQMEALDQYMLARASELVEKVRKAYDEFEFHRVFHALNEFGNSELSAFYLDVLKDRLYTLAPKDTRRLSAQTAVWKITETLVRLIAPILSFTADEVWGYLPEVAGRAKSVHIAEFPAASDLAPASSELLKDMAQIRTVREAALKVLEAARAAKEIGKALEARLEVDVPSGDIAVALSKYERQLPELFGVSQVVLKQTENAPVEVRFVKAEGTRCERCWRFTDDVGNEGRYPTVCARCADALEKIAFQPYAQE; encoded by the coding sequence ATGGATCAGGCGAATACGCCGCAGCAGTTGCCCGTTCAGTTGAAAGATACGCTGAACCTGCCCAAAACCGCCTTCCCCATGAAGGCTAACCTGCCCGGCAATGAACCGGCGCGCCTGCAGGGATGGAACGAATCCGACCTGTACGGTCAAATCCGCCAGAGCCGCGAAGGCCGCGAAAAATACATCCTGCATGACGGCCCCCCGTATGCCAATGGCGCCATCCACCTCGGCCATGCGCTGAACAAGTGCATTAAAGACTTCGTTGTGAAGTCCAAGACCATGGCCGGTTTCGACGCGCCCTATGTCCCCGGTTGGGACTGCCACGGCCTGCCCATCGAAATCAAAGTCGACGAACAACTTGGCCGCAAAAAGCTCGAGATGGACGCCCTCACCGTCCGCCAGCAGTGCCGCGAATATGCGCAGAAGTACGTCGATCTTCAGAAGTCGCAGTTCGTCCGCATGGGCGTGCTCGGTCGCTGGGACAATCCTTACCTCACGATGAGCTTCGGCTACGAAGCCCGCATCCTCGAAACCTTCTACGCCTTCTTCGAAAAGAACTTCGTCTACAAGGGTTTGCGCCCCGTCTACTGGTGCATGCACGACAAAACCGCGCTCGCCGAGGCGGAAGTCGAGTATGAGATGCACACGTCGCCCAGCGTTTACGTGCGCTACGCACTGACCTCGGCGCCGGAAAAGATCGATCCCGCGCTGGCGAACCTGGATGTCTTCGGACTCATCTGGACGACCACTCCGTGGACCCTGCCAGCATCACTCGCCATCGCGTTCCATCCTGAATTTGAATACGCAGCCATCCAGATCGCCGAAGACAACGCCACCTGGGGCAAAGGCAACGTCTACATCGTTGCCATGGACCTGCTTGAGTCGCTGAGTGCAGCGGCGCAGTTGCCTGCGTTTGAAATCCTCGCGCGCTTCCACGGCCAGAAGCTGGAACGTGCAACCTTTGCGCACCCCTTCCTGCCACGCGAAATCCTCGGCGTCATGGCCGAGTACGTCACCACGGAACAAGGCACAGGCGGCGTTCACACCGCGCCAGCCCACGGCCCGGACGACTTTGCCACCGGCAAGAAATATGCGTTGAGCCAGGCATGCGATGTCGATGAAGCAGGACGTCTTCGCAACGGCTTGCCCGAATACGACAACCTCAACGTCCACAAGGCGAACGCGCCCATCATCGAATTGCTCAAGGATCGCGGCGCACTCATGGCGCAGAGCGAAATCCATCACAGCTATCCGCACTGCTGGCGTTGCCACCGCCCCGTCATCTATCGCGCCACGGAACAGTGGTTCATCGGCATGGAAACGCAGATGCCCGACGGCCGCACCTTCCGTCAAAGCGCTCTGGATGAAATCGCCAAGGTCACGTGGGATCCGTCGTGGGGCCAGGAGCGCATCAGCAACATGATCGCCACGCGCCCGGACTGGTGCGTGAGTCGCCAGCGCATCTGGGGCGTGCCCATCGCGGTGTTCCTCTGCCAGAAGTGTCATGAGCCTCTGAACGATGCTGCAATCAACGCATCCATCGTGAAGAAGTTCGAAGCAGAAAGCGCTGATGCCTGGTACAAGTACAGCGCCGAAGAGCTTCTGCCGGCAGGAACAAGCTGCAAATGCGGCAACACTGAATTCCGCAAGGAAATGGACATCCTCGACGTCTGGTTTGAGTCGGGTTCCTCGTGGCATGCCGTGCTTGAATCAGAGCCGGAACTTCGCTTCCCCGCCGACATGTACACGGAAGGTGGCGATCAGCATCGCGGATGGTTCCATTCGTCGCTGCTCGCAAGTGTTGCAATTCGCGGCGTTGCGCCTTACAAGTACGTTGCCACTTCCGGTTGGACACTCGATGAGCAGCGTCGTGCCTTCTCGAAGTCACTCGGCAACGGCGTTGATCCCGTCAAGGTGATGGATGAACTCGGCGGCGACATCGTTCGTCTCTGGGTCGCATCGGTCGACTTCCGCGAAGATGTCATCGCATCCGTACCGCTGATGAAGCGCCTTGCAGAAGAGATCTATCGCAAGCTGCGCAACACATTCCGCTTCCTTCTCGCCAATCTCGATGGTTTCGTCCCTGCAACCGACGAAGTGGCATGGGATCAGATGGAAGCGCTCGATCAGTACATGCTGGCGCGTGCTTCCGAACTCGTCGAAAAGGTTCGCAAAGCATACGACGAATTCGAGTTCCATCGCGTCTTCCATGCACTGAACGAGTTCGGTAACTCCGAACTCTCAGCTTTCTATCTCGACGTTCTGAAGGACCGCCTCTACACGCTGGCTCCGAAGGACACGCGTCGTTTGAGCGCGCAGACAGCGGTATGGAAGATCACCGAAACTCTCGTGCGCTTGATCGCTCCAATCCTCTCCTTCACTGCAGACGAAGTCTGGGGCTATCTGCCGGAAGTTGCCGGACGTGCAAAGAGCGTTCACATTGCAGAGTTCCCTGCTGCTTCTGATCTCGCGCCTGCTTCGTCTGAACTGTTGAAGGACATGGCGCAAATCCGCACGGTGCGCGAAGCAGCGCTGAAAGTGCTGGAGGCAGCACGCGCGGCAAAGGAGATCGGCAAGGCTTTGGAAGCGCGTCTTGAAGTCGACGTGCCAAGCGGTGATATCGCCGTTGCACTCTCGAAATACGAGCGCCAGCTGCCGGAGTTGTTTGGCGTGTCGCAGGTTGTGCTGAAGCAGACAGAAAACGCGCCCGTGGAAGTTCGCTTTGTAAAAGCGGAAGGCACACGCTGCGAACGTTGCTGGCGCTTCACAGACGACGTCGGCAACGAAGGCCGCTACCCCACGGTCTGCGCACGATGTGCCGATGCGCTGGAGAAGATCGCCTTTCAACCGTACGCACAGGAGTAG
- the lspA gene encoding signal peptidase II codes for MSETLHSKSSTSRDARWWLLLIAVAVIALDRITKIVVATHIESGTGIVVIPRVFRITHVLNTGAAFSMFADSASPIAVRLGLVVFSLLVTVGIAFLLWRYGKTWSAASVGFALILGGAIGNLYDRAVLHYVVDFLEVHIGTYHWPDFNVADSAICVGAVLLLAEMIWPQEEAASSASEGEVRGA; via the coding sequence TTGAGCGAGACACTGCATTCCAAATCCAGCACCTCGCGTGACGCGCGGTGGTGGCTGCTGCTCATCGCAGTCGCCGTCATCGCGCTCGATCGCATCACCAAGATCGTTGTGGCGACGCACATCGAAAGCGGCACAGGCATCGTCGTGATCCCGAGAGTGTTTCGCATCACGCATGTTCTGAACACGGGCGCAGCGTTCTCCATGTTTGCGGATTCGGCTTCACCCATCGCAGTGCGTCTTGGTCTCGTAGTGTTCTCACTACTGGTCACCGTTGGCATTGCATTTCTGCTGTGGCGTTATGGCAAGACATGGTCTGCCGCCAGCGTCGGCTTCGCTCTCATTCTGGGCGGAGCCATCGGCAACTTGTACGACCGCGCCGTGCTGCATTACGTCGTGGACTTCCTTGAAGTCCACATCGGTACCTATCACTGGCCAGACTTCAACGTCGCAGATTCGGCCATCTGCGTGGGCGCTGTGTTGCTGCTGGCGGAGATGATCTGGCCGCAGGAAGAAGCAGCGTCGTCTGCATCTGAAGGAGAAGTTCGTGGCGCCTGA
- a CDS encoding tetratricopeptide repeat protein, whose amino-acid sequence MKILAAALLLSLPVAAQMEMPPGTTSAVPQDQAAPSASQATLAKAEDAIANGKYADAVTLLTPLATESQTNARVFYDLGFAQDALNHDAEAAAAYTKSIALKSDDAGAHVSLGLLYARMGETTKAEDQLRSATKIETAEKDLLARAWRALAELDLKSNPTMARNDLLSALKYSPETPDDAATAAEIAEAMGDDDAASQAYAHASKLNPASVDVALGYARTLTRQKKFTQSEQVLTSALAQHPGNHALLAERASEQLLQGKPETALPALQSLHADEPENVAVTMLLARAYSASGAPEKAEPIYTALLKTSPNDVTLMTEAADTLIRLRRSPEAEPLLQKAVSQPDKFPSKAALAQAAGELAFAASSNKDAATVLKALAIREPLAPSSAPFTFLAASAHDTLHHTKQAVDAYRQFLSQSGGKYPDQEWQAQQRLQILTRTK is encoded by the coding sequence ATGAAGATTCTCGCGGCAGCTTTGCTGCTCTCACTTCCCGTAGCAGCGCAGATGGAAATGCCTCCCGGCACCACATCTGCCGTGCCACAAGATCAAGCTGCGCCCTCCGCTTCGCAGGCCACGCTGGCAAAAGCAGAAGACGCCATCGCCAACGGCAAGTATGCCGACGCAGTCACATTGCTAACTCCGCTCGCAACCGAGTCGCAGACCAACGCCCGCGTCTTCTACGACCTGGGATTCGCGCAAGACGCTCTCAACCATGACGCAGAAGCCGCAGCGGCCTACACAAAATCCATCGCGCTAAAGAGCGACGACGCAGGCGCGCACGTATCGCTAGGTCTGCTCTACGCACGCATGGGCGAAACAACCAAGGCCGAGGATCAACTACGTTCCGCAACAAAGATCGAAACCGCAGAAAAAGATCTACTTGCACGCGCCTGGCGAGCTCTCGCGGAACTCGATCTCAAATCGAACCCGACCATGGCGCGCAACGACCTCCTTTCAGCCCTGAAGTATTCTCCTGAAACTCCAGACGATGCCGCCACCGCCGCAGAAATTGCCGAAGCCATGGGCGACGATGACGCCGCATCTCAGGCCTACGCACACGCATCCAAGCTCAATCCGGCCAGCGTAGACGTGGCCCTGGGATACGCCCGGACGCTAACCCGTCAAAAGAAATTCACCCAATCAGAACAGGTGCTGACCAGCGCACTTGCACAGCATCCCGGCAACCATGCGCTGCTTGCCGAACGCGCATCGGAACAACTGCTGCAAGGCAAGCCTGAAACGGCATTACCCGCACTGCAATCCCTCCATGCGGACGAGCCCGAAAACGTAGCCGTAACCATGCTTCTCGCGCGAGCGTATTCCGCCTCAGGTGCCCCGGAAAAGGCCGAACCCATCTACACAGCCCTGCTGAAGACCTCGCCGAACGACGTAACACTCATGACGGAAGCAGCGGACACGCTCATCCGGCTGCGCCGCTCGCCCGAAGCCGAACCCCTGCTGCAGAAAGCCGTTTCCCAGCCCGACAAATTCCCTTCCAAAGCTGCTCTGGCGCAGGCGGCAGGAGAACTGGCGTTCGCCGCCTCTTCCAACAAGGACGCCGCCACGGTGCTGAAAGCATTGGCAATCCGGGAACCGCTGGCGCCCTCATCTGCCCCCTTTACATTTCTAGCGGCGTCGGCGCATGATACTCTGCATCACACGAAACAGGCGGTGGATGCATACCGCCAGTTTCTGTCACAGTCTGGTGGTAAGTATCCGGATCAGGAGTGGCAGGCGCAGCAGCGGCTGCAAATCCTGACAAGAACCAAGTAG
- a CDS encoding M48 family metallopeptidase: MTPLELQQIFQVAYRDLRPRAPMPPFEIKFRRFVSLNTTIRLREGRLHVSLSDLLEGAPPSVLQAIAHILLAKLYRKPIEAFHNDRYRRYTQSEVVSRQAEQARQTRGRKQIHTHLGHYYDLEEVFETINRRFFHGLLGRPVLTWSAHRARRMLGHYDAAHNTIVVSRIFDGPKVPRYAIEYLMYHEMLHLKHPVRVRAGRRCVHSREFQAEERLFPELEEAKAFLKQL; the protein is encoded by the coding sequence GTGACACCGTTGGAACTGCAACAGATCTTTCAGGTTGCGTATCGCGATCTTCGACCGCGTGCGCCCATGCCCCCGTTTGAAATCAAATTTAGGCGATTCGTCTCGCTCAATACCACGATCCGGCTGCGCGAAGGCCGACTGCACGTAAGTCTCTCTGACTTGCTCGAAGGCGCTCCGCCATCCGTCCTCCAGGCCATCGCGCACATCCTTCTTGCCAAGCTCTACCGCAAACCGATCGAGGCGTTTCACAACGATCGCTATCGCCGGTACACGCAATCCGAAGTAGTAAGCAGACAGGCAGAACAAGCGCGACAAACGCGTGGCCGCAAACAGATTCACACGCATCTGGGCCACTATTACGACCTGGAAGAGGTCTTCGAAACCATCAATCGCCGCTTCTTTCACGGCTTGTTAGGCCGTCCTGTGCTGACATGGAGCGCACACCGCGCCCGCAGAATGCTGGGCCACTACGACGCCGCACACAACACCATCGTGGTGAGCCGCATCTTCGACGGCCCCAAGGTGCCGCGTTACGCGATTGAATACCTCATGTACCACGAGATGCTTCACCTGAAACATCCAGTGCGCGTACGTGCCGGGCGTCGCTGCGTCCACTCGCGCGAATTCCAGGCCGAGGAACGTTTGTTCCCCGAACTGGAAGAGGCGAAGGCTTTTCTAAAACAGCTTTAA